One genomic window of Synergistes jonesii includes the following:
- a CDS encoding 50S ribosomal protein L11 methyltransferase, with protein sequence MRNNDNYWWYITIKADSSQEDNLFSIADISGSIGTEMQELPDGALRLRVYYRSSEEIGAWRERLLAVMKVFPGVEVEDWGKIENQPWNVAVEEAFPPLPVGGRLVVLAPWHKGSEPAGRVALYVNPGSAFGTGYHESTQIALELLEKYIREGCVTADIGTGSGILTIGALKMGAKFAYARDIDPTVIEEARKNFELNELDPQQIDLKTGDLLKDFGHRADILTANILLDPLTTMLADVPAAIGGEGVAIFSGMLEREKPVFLSALAEAGMRPIEELAKGGWWGVAAKAQA encoded by the coding sequence GTGCGGAACAACGACAACTATTGGTGGTATATAACGATAAAGGCCGACTCGTCGCAGGAGGACAACCTCTTCTCGATAGCGGACATTTCCGGAAGCATCGGCACCGAGATGCAGGAGCTGCCGGACGGCGCTTTGCGCCTTCGCGTCTACTACAGGAGCAGCGAGGAGATAGGCGCCTGGCGCGAGAGGCTGCTTGCCGTGATGAAGGTTTTCCCAGGCGTGGAAGTCGAGGACTGGGGAAAGATAGAGAATCAGCCTTGGAACGTCGCGGTCGAAGAGGCTTTCCCGCCTCTGCCGGTCGGCGGGCGCCTCGTCGTGCTCGCTCCGTGGCACAAGGGCTCCGAGCCGGCAGGCCGCGTCGCTCTTTACGTCAATCCGGGGAGCGCGTTCGGCACCGGCTATCACGAGAGCACTCAGATCGCCCTCGAACTGCTCGAAAAATATATCAGAGAGGGCTGCGTCACGGCCGACATAGGCACGGGCTCCGGCATCCTGACGATCGGCGCGTTGAAGATGGGCGCTAAGTTCGCCTACGCGCGCGATATAGACCCGACGGTCATCGAAGAGGCGCGCAAAAATTTCGAGCTGAATGAGCTCGACCCGCAGCAGATCGACCTCAAGACTGGCGATCTGCTGAAGGATTTCGGCCACAGAGCCGACATCCTGACGGCCAACATACTGCTCGACCCGCTGACTACGATGTTGGCGGACGTTCCCGCGGCTATCGGCGGAGAAGGAGTCGCGATATTCTCGGGGATGCTGGAAAGGGAAAAGCCCGTATTTCTCTCCGCGCTCGCGGAGGCGGGCATGAGACCCATCGAAGAGCTCGCAAAAGGAGGGTGGTGGGGTGTCGCTGCCAAGGCTCAGGCTTGA
- a CDS encoding SH3 domain-containing protein: MKKFIAALLLAATLQAPRCFAEGAKNFCGTTEEMLNAEYWIKRAKNAGAVLLDADGTARLSAEIRKTPGTYCTDILEYAEMLPREAVLKKMAPFSKRPDSPRFIGSEPAGEDFWRRVEKNADAESVEETTIVRFATAARNAEIKAYPCGGPLYGSAGDLLFDMNAESTVKIWEPLAALHESKDGKYYFVETPSCSGWISKDDVALTDKRTLREIFSGGFYVVTASRAFSDIRSSEPEKGRREFLMGTRLPAANTDEEDGVSSLFSRCFLVPQRSEDGSLKITTERLPLSAGLSRGFPPCTQVNVIRQAFKTLGERYGWGGSFSSRDCSAFVRDLYLTFGVELPRNSSAQARVPAHIDVSKMSAAEKEKLLASAPAGTILQMPGHVMLLLGTVKGRPYAIHSVYALGPSGSGGAEGRRTINCVAVTDMEMTRKDGSRVIESIANVVPINAR, encoded by the coding sequence ATGAAAAAATTTATCGCGGCGCTGCTGCTCGCCGCTACGCTTCAGGCGCCGCGCTGCTTTGCCGAAGGCGCGAAAAATTTCTGCGGCACGACGGAAGAGATGCTGAACGCCGAATACTGGATAAAGCGCGCGAAGAACGCGGGCGCCGTGCTTCTCGACGCGGACGGGACGGCGCGGCTTAGCGCGGAAATCAGAAAAACGCCTGGCACATATTGTACGGATATACTGGAGTACGCCGAGATGCTGCCGCGCGAAGCCGTGCTGAAGAAGATGGCGCCTTTCTCAAAGCGCCCGGACTCGCCGCGTTTCATCGGCTCCGAGCCGGCAGGAGAAGACTTCTGGCGGCGCGTCGAAAAGAACGCCGACGCCGAAAGCGTCGAGGAAACGACTATCGTCCGCTTCGCGACAGCGGCGCGGAACGCTGAGATAAAGGCCTATCCCTGTGGGGGGCCCCTTTACGGCAGCGCCGGCGACCTCCTCTTCGACATGAACGCAGAGAGCACGGTCAAGATATGGGAGCCGCTCGCCGCGCTTCACGAATCTAAGGATGGGAAATATTATTTCGTTGAAACGCCCAGCTGCTCGGGCTGGATAAGCAAAGATGACGTAGCGTTGACCGACAAGAGGACGTTGCGCGAAATATTCTCCGGCGGCTTTTACGTTGTAACGGCGAGTCGCGCCTTTTCCGACATAAGGAGCTCGGAGCCCGAGAAGGGGCGCCGCGAATTTCTTATGGGGACGAGGCTGCCGGCCGCCAACACCGACGAGGAGGACGGCGTATCGTCGCTCTTCAGCCGCTGCTTCCTCGTGCCGCAGCGCAGCGAAGACGGCTCTCTGAAGATTACGACGGAGCGGCTGCCGCTCTCCGCCGGCCTTTCGCGCGGCTTCCCGCCGTGCACCCAGGTGAACGTGATAAGGCAGGCCTTCAAGACGCTCGGCGAGCGCTACGGCTGGGGCGGGAGCTTCTCTTCGCGCGACTGCAGCGCCTTCGTCCGCGACCTCTACCTCACCTTCGGCGTGGAGCTGCCGCGCAACTCGTCGGCTCAGGCGAGGGTTCCCGCCCATATCGACGTGTCGAAGATGAGCGCCGCGGAGAAGGAAAAGCTGTTAGCGTCGGCGCCGGCCGGAACGATATTGCAGATGCCGGGGCACGTAATGTTGCTGCTCGGCACTGTCAAAGGCAGGCCGTACGCCATCCACTCCGTCTACGCCCTCGGCCCTTCCGGCTCGGGCGGAGCGGAGGGCAGGAGGACGATAAACTGCGTCGCGGTGACTGATATGGAGATGACGAGAAAGGACGGCAGCCGCGTGATAGAAAGTATCGCGAACGTTGTCCCCATCAACGCCAGATAA
- a CDS encoding DUF4491 family protein, with amino-acid sequence MPNCFGILIGPTSFVVIGLFHPVVIKCEYYFSERIWPLFLAGGLAFCAASLFAEHLLLSAVLGVVGFTLLWSIHELKQQAKRVEKGWFPKNPKRAPKN; translated from the coding sequence GTGCCCAACTGCTTCGGCATCCTCATCGGGCCGACCTCTTTCGTCGTCATCGGCCTCTTTCATCCAGTTGTCATCAAATGCGAATATTACTTTTCCGAAAGGATATGGCCGCTTTTCCTGGCAGGAGGGCTCGCCTTTTGCGCCGCGTCTTTGTTCGCGGAGCATCTCCTGCTCTCCGCCGTCCTGGGAGTCGTGGGTTTCACGCTGCTGTGGAGCATACACGAACTGAAGCAGCAGGCCAAACGCGTCGAGAAGGGGTGGTTTCCTAAAAACCCCAAACGCGCGCCGAAGAACTGA
- the kdsB gene encoding 3-deoxy-manno-octulosonate cytidylyltransferase — translation MKTLAVIPARYSSTRLPGKPLVEIAGVPLVLRVLNNVRSCPSVDRVIVATDDERIAEVVARGGGEALMTPSELPSGGDRVAYAAKRIEADYVLNVQVDDPLVGADMIDSLVAALDADRSVMLALLVKRIENSEEVAAPNVVKAVFDGGGRAMYFSRSPIPYPRNEGGVWYKHIGPYGWRRDFLLEFAAMEQTPLEKAESLEMLRVIERGRSIKCVEAARDTIEIDTPEDLTRIEKYFRRGF, via the coding sequence ATGAAGACCCTTGCAGTGATTCCAGCAAGATATTCCAGCACAAGGCTGCCCGGCAAGCCGCTTGTAGAAATTGCCGGCGTTCCTCTCGTTCTGCGCGTCCTGAACAACGTCCGCTCCTGTCCCTCTGTCGACCGCGTCATAGTCGCGACCGACGACGAACGAATCGCGGAGGTCGTCGCGCGCGGCGGCGGCGAGGCGCTGATGACGCCGTCCGAGCTTCCGAGCGGCGGCGACCGCGTCGCCTATGCCGCTAAGAGGATCGAAGCGGATTACGTTTTGAACGTCCAGGTGGACGATCCGCTCGTCGGCGCGGATATGATAGACTCCCTCGTGGCGGCGCTCGACGCGGACCGCTCGGTAATGCTCGCCCTCCTGGTGAAGAGGATCGAAAATTCCGAAGAGGTCGCCGCGCCGAACGTGGTCAAGGCCGTTTTCGACGGCGGCGGGCGCGCGATGTATTTCAGCCGCTCGCCTATACCTTATCCGCGGAACGAGGGCGGCGTATGGTACAAGCATATCGGCCCCTACGGCTGGCGGCGCGATTTCCTCTTGGAATTCGCCGCTATGGAACAGACGCCGCTCGAAAAGGCGGAGAGCCTCGAAATGCTCCGCGTCATAGAGCGCGGGCGCTCGATAAAGTGCGTCGAGGCCGCGCGCGATACCATCGAGATAGACACGCCCGAGGATCTGACGAGAATCGAAAAATATTTTCGCCGCGGATTTTGA
- a CDS encoding M20 family metallo-hydrolase, producing the protein MKKELFAKLESLESEMTKTLAEMIAFPAINPIDGGSGEFRKAQYILKKIKELGFGEAEVYAPADPAAEGGERPNVVLRFPGRTKRRLWIAAHMDVVPAGELSLWETDPFSAVVKDGRIYGRGVNDNGQEIVSSLYALYALKELGLTPEFEVCLAFVANEEVGSDYGIKYLIKEGLFDKEDLVVVPDMGTKEGDFIEVAEKSICWIEFTAEGKQTHASTPEQGINACRAANAFSVSLDEALHAAFPEEDERFDPPRSTFEPTRRCANVDNVNTVPGVERFCFDCRVLPSVPLAEVKKVVEAEVKKAQEKYRVKIGYTFPQYTEAAEPTEAGAPVVKVLSSAIAGVFPGLNVRVGGVGGGTCAAYYREAGIPAAVWGQQSGCPHMPNEYTEIAYMLNEAKVFALTMLGE; encoded by the coding sequence ATGAAAAAAGAACTTTTCGCAAAGCTCGAATCCCTTGAGTCCGAGATGACGAAGACCCTGGCGGAAATGATAGCGTTCCCCGCGATAAACCCGATCGACGGGGGAAGCGGGGAATTCCGCAAGGCGCAGTATATTTTGAAAAAAATCAAAGAGCTCGGCTTCGGAGAGGCCGAGGTATACGCGCCGGCCGACCCGGCCGCGGAGGGAGGGGAGCGCCCGAACGTCGTGCTGCGCTTTCCCGGAAGGACGAAGCGCCGCCTCTGGATAGCGGCCCATATGGACGTCGTGCCGGCGGGAGAGCTCTCGCTGTGGGAAACCGACCCTTTCAGCGCCGTCGTGAAGGACGGGCGCATTTATGGCCGCGGCGTCAACGACAACGGGCAGGAAATAGTCTCGTCGCTCTACGCGCTTTACGCGCTGAAGGAGCTGGGCCTGACGCCGGAGTTCGAGGTCTGTCTCGCCTTCGTCGCGAACGAAGAGGTCGGCAGCGATTACGGAATCAAATATCTGATCAAGGAGGGCCTTTTCGATAAGGAGGACCTCGTCGTCGTGCCGGACATGGGTACGAAGGAGGGCGATTTCATCGAGGTCGCCGAAAAGAGCATCTGCTGGATAGAATTCACCGCCGAAGGAAAGCAGACGCACGCGAGCACCCCGGAACAGGGAATCAACGCCTGCCGCGCGGCGAACGCCTTTTCTGTGTCGCTCGACGAAGCGCTGCACGCGGCCTTCCCCGAGGAGGACGAGCGCTTCGATCCTCCCCGCTCGACATTCGAGCCGACGCGCCGCTGCGCCAACGTCGACAACGTGAATACGGTGCCAGGCGTCGAACGCTTCTGCTTCGACTGCCGCGTGCTGCCCTCCGTCCCCCTCGCCGAGGTGAAGAAGGTCGTAGAAGCCGAGGTCAAGAAAGCGCAGGAAAAATACCGCGTGAAGATCGGCTATACCTTCCCGCAGTACACGGAGGCCGCGGAGCCGACGGAAGCCGGCGCGCCCGTCGTGAAGGTCCTTAGCTCCGCGATAGCCGGCGTGTTCCCCGGCTTGAATGTGCGGGTCGGCGGCGTCGGAGGCGGGACCTGCGCCGCCTATTACAGGGAGGCGGGCATACCGGCGGCGGTGTGGGGGCAGCAGAGCGGCTGCCCGCATATGCCGAACGAATACACGGAGATCGCCTATATGCTCAACGAGGCGAAGGTGTTCGCGCTGACGATGCTCGGAGAATAA
- a CDS encoding DegT/DnrJ/EryC1/StrS family aminotransferase codes for MAGTEIFDDDEIRAAADVIRRRMIHRYGSHEQRGGVYRAEEFEAAAKKITGSRYALALSSGTAALITALKGVGVKPGDEVITSPFTFIATVEAIVACDAVPLFGEIDETLSLSAASAEKLITPRTRALMPVHMFGAAADMDSFTALGRKYKLPVVEDACEVVGGTYKGRALGGIGDCGAWSFDPNKTLTVGEGGMLFTDDRDVWFAMDCYHDHGHIHSKEHDRGAEGKFGFGVNFRISELQGALGVVALSKLPAALASLRAEKKKIMDAGRAAGLAPRPSHDEAGDSATHAIFMLPTASAAKKFQAAAKEAGAGCAIIGENTWHYAKHWEALAAIGEKEYFGNKTPSYAPESFAQADEKLSRATAFTLNVKMGEEEINKIVRAVEAGAKAAL; via the coding sequence ATGGCAGGCACGGAAATTTTTGACGACGACGAGATAAGGGCGGCGGCCGACGTAATAAGACGCAGGATGATACACCGCTACGGCTCGCACGAGCAGCGCGGGGGAGTCTACCGCGCCGAGGAGTTCGAGGCCGCGGCGAAGAAGATAACGGGCTCGCGCTACGCGCTCGCGCTGTCGAGCGGCACGGCGGCGCTGATCACGGCGCTGAAGGGGGTCGGAGTGAAGCCGGGCGACGAGGTGATCACCTCCCCCTTCACCTTTATCGCGACTGTCGAAGCGATAGTCGCCTGCGACGCAGTGCCGCTATTCGGAGAGATAGACGAGACGCTTTCGCTCTCGGCCGCGTCGGCGGAAAAGCTGATCACGCCGCGCACGAGGGCGCTGATGCCGGTGCACATGTTCGGCGCGGCGGCGGATATGGATTCCTTCACGGCGCTCGGCAGAAAATACAAGCTCCCCGTCGTCGAGGACGCCTGCGAGGTCGTCGGGGGCACTTATAAGGGGCGCGCGCTCGGCGGGATAGGCGACTGCGGCGCCTGGAGCTTCGATCCGAACAAGACCCTCACCGTCGGCGAGGGGGGTATGCTCTTCACGGACGACCGCGACGTCTGGTTCGCGATGGACTGCTATCACGACCACGGGCACATACACAGCAAGGAACATGACCGCGGCGCTGAAGGGAAGTTCGGCTTCGGCGTGAACTTCCGCATAAGCGAGCTGCAGGGCGCGCTCGGCGTCGTCGCCTTATCGAAGCTGCCGGCGGCGCTGGCCTCGCTGCGCGCCGAGAAAAAGAAGATAATGGACGCGGGAAGGGCGGCGGGGCTCGCGCCGCGCCCGTCGCACGACGAAGCGGGAGACAGCGCGACTCACGCGATATTCATGCTGCCGACCGCCTCCGCCGCGAAAAAATTCCAGGCCGCCGCGAAAGAGGCCGGCGCCGGCTGCGCGATAATCGGAGAGAACACATGGCACTACGCGAAGCACTGGGAAGCGCTCGCCGCTATCGGCGAAAAAGAATATTTCGGGAACAAAACCCCCTCCTACGCGCCGGAGAGCTTCGCCCAGGCCGACGAAAAGCTCTCGCGCGCGACGGCCTTCACGCTGAACGTCAAAATGGGCGAAGAGGAGATAAATAAAATCGTCAGGGCCGTGGAGGCGGGAGCGAAAGCGGCGCTGTAG
- a CDS encoding DUF4405 domain-containing protein — protein MDLLMTLLLLLLMAFQVTGEEAHERLGMAMFALFLLHQWLNRQWYRALFKGRYGLLRTIWTAVNMLLLGAFLITAASGMAMSRHILFSADVWPGIYWARSAHLAGAYWSFILMSVHLGLHWGMAVGRLPAGRRGASLNILAVLAAGYGLYLFLTMDIPSYLFLTTQFAFLDYDKAAPFVLAENLAMMSFWVLLAHQGYKALAGLVSKRWLSLLHPALTLGAAGGFSALLFMIFGGSSGSSW, from the coding sequence GTGGATCTGCTGATGACGCTTCTGCTGCTGCTTCTGATGGCGTTTCAGGTGACGGGAGAAGAAGCGCACGAGCGGCTGGGGATGGCGATGTTCGCCCTGTTTCTGCTGCACCAATGGCTCAATCGCCAATGGTACCGTGCCCTGTTCAAAGGACGTTACGGGCTTCTCAGAACCATATGGACTGCGGTGAACATGCTGCTGCTGGGAGCCTTCCTCATCACGGCCGCGAGCGGAATGGCGATGTCCCGACATATCCTCTTTTCTGCGGACGTTTGGCCGGGGATATACTGGGCCAGATCGGCGCATCTTGCGGGGGCCTACTGGAGCTTCATCCTGATGAGCGTTCATCTGGGGCTGCATTGGGGAATGGCGGTCGGACGCCTGCCGGCCGGCCGGAGGGGCGCGAGCTTGAACATCCTCGCCGTTCTGGCGGCCGGTTATGGGCTTTACCTATTCCTCACGATGGATATACCGTCCTATCTCTTCCTCACCACACAGTTCGCCTTTTTGGATTACGATAAGGCGGCGCCCTTCGTGCTGGCCGAGAACCTTGCGATGATGTCGTTCTGGGTTCTGCTGGCGCACCAGGGATACAAAGCGCTCGCAGGGCTTGTCTCGAAACGTTGGCTGAGCCTGTTGCATCCGGCCCTGACGCTCGGGGCCGCGGGCGGTTTTTCCGCACTGCTGTTCATGATTTTCGGCGGCTCCTCCGGGAGCTCTTGGTAG
- a CDS encoding iron-containing alcohol dehydrogenase → MIRIAEDIKSFTEMQPFWRVELPTEVVFSGDGVRELLAKLRERGRRAFFVVDSALKEQPRFAPLFAQKNLFEFDATSSEPRTSDVDSLRAEIRELAEQPDTLVGVGGGAAMDLAKATAVCLANPRPAQCYQGFDMEMNKGADVWTMPALIGTGAEVTPIAVLRGPERKLGINNRYVQAELAVIDPELSRDAPHFNRFFTMLDSYFHHCEILASKTSAADAKADSQEGVELARHVLSHDLSRYSAELAIKSAAASLLGGSSSVTGRVGAAHAISYGLSNCAPRLPHSVAVTISMCALEDVYPAGCAETKGFLAANGFPVPRASNYGVTRLDIEKMTRSVLGMGKLWRSCFGENWRAAAARGWIEDVYKRIVKG, encoded by the coding sequence ATGATCAGGATAGCCGAAGATATAAAAAGTTTTACAGAAATGCAGCCCTTCTGGCGCGTCGAGCTGCCGACGGAGGTGGTTTTTTCCGGCGACGGAGTGCGTGAGCTCCTTGCGAAGCTTAGGGAGCGCGGGAGGCGCGCCTTCTTCGTCGTCGACTCCGCGCTGAAGGAGCAGCCGCGTTTCGCGCCGCTCTTCGCGCAGAAAAACCTTTTCGAGTTCGACGCGACCTCCTCCGAGCCGCGCACCTCCGACGTCGATTCTCTGCGCGCGGAGATTCGGGAGCTGGCGGAGCAGCCGGACACGCTCGTCGGAGTGGGGGGCGGCGCGGCGATGGACCTCGCGAAGGCGACGGCCGTTTGTCTCGCAAACCCACGTCCGGCGCAGTGCTATCAGGGCTTCGACATGGAGATGAACAAGGGCGCGGACGTCTGGACGATGCCGGCGCTCATCGGCACCGGCGCGGAGGTCACGCCTATCGCCGTGCTGCGCGGGCCGGAGAGGAAGCTCGGCATAAACAACCGCTACGTGCAGGCGGAGCTCGCGGTGATCGACCCGGAGCTGTCGAGGGACGCGCCGCATTTCAACAGGTTTTTCACGATGCTCGACAGCTATTTCCACCACTGCGAGATATTGGCGAGCAAGACGAGCGCGGCGGACGCCAAGGCCGATTCGCAGGAGGGCGTAGAGCTCGCGCGCCACGTCCTTTCGCACGACCTGAGCCGCTACAGCGCGGAGCTCGCGATTAAGTCCGCGGCGGCCTCCCTGCTCGGCGGGAGCAGCTCCGTCACGGGACGAGTCGGCGCGGCTCACGCTATCTCCTACGGCCTCAGCAACTGCGCGCCGCGTCTGCCGCACAGCGTCGCGGTGACGATCTCGATGTGCGCGCTCGAAGACGTTTACCCTGCGGGCTGCGCGGAGACGAAGGGCTTTCTCGCCGCGAACGGCTTTCCCGTGCCGCGCGCGTCGAACTACGGCGTCACGCGCTTGGATATAGAGAAGATGACGCGCAGCGTGCTCGGCATGGGAAAGCTGTGGCGCAGCTGCTTTGGAGAAAATTGGCGCGCTGCGGCCGCGCGCGGCTGGATAGAAGATGTTTACAAAAGAATAGTCAAGGGGTGA
- a CDS encoding RsmE family RNA methyltransferase codes for MSLPRLRLEGCLFDGEVWHVGAEEAHHLIRVRRCYTGSLVEGLLRGEKIELRLECGGGEVTARELSRCGEEKIIPRVELLLGLLKNDQLDDALRFCAETCAAEIHLLVCERSVPRYEGARLAEKMTRWRRILDEATKQAGAAAPPLLREPRDFEKFDFGALPKQRLAAMLSPDSKPLRLIEIEESTVLAIGPEGDWSPREGAELIGNGFVPVTLGKRIMRASTAVAAGCAAMQMLHGQRRR; via the coding sequence GTGTCGCTGCCAAGGCTCAGGCTTGAGGGGTGCCTCTTCGACGGCGAAGTCTGGCACGTCGGAGCGGAGGAAGCCCACCATCTGATTCGTGTGCGCAGATGCTACACCGGCTCGCTCGTCGAAGGGCTGCTGCGCGGCGAAAAGATAGAGCTGCGCCTCGAATGCGGCGGCGGCGAAGTGACGGCGCGCGAGCTGTCGAGGTGCGGTGAGGAAAAAATAATCCCGCGCGTCGAGCTGCTGCTGGGGCTTCTGAAAAACGACCAGCTCGACGACGCGCTGCGCTTCTGCGCCGAGACCTGCGCCGCCGAGATACATCTGCTCGTGTGCGAGAGGAGCGTTCCGCGCTACGAAGGTGCGCGGCTCGCCGAGAAGATGACGCGCTGGCGCAGGATACTCGACGAGGCTACGAAGCAGGCGGGCGCTGCGGCGCCGCCTCTTCTGCGCGAGCCTCGCGATTTTGAAAAATTCGATTTCGGCGCTCTGCCGAAGCAGCGCCTCGCCGCGATGCTTTCGCCGGATTCTAAGCCTCTGCGCCTTATAGAGATAGAAGAAAGCACCGTGCTTGCGATAGGCCCCGAAGGGGACTGGTCGCCGCGGGAGGGCGCGGAACTGATAGGAAACGGCTTCGTGCCGGTGACGCTCGGAAAAAGGATAATGCGCGCCAGCACCGCCGTCGCCGCCGGTTGCGCGGCGATGCAGATGCTTCATGGACAGAGGAGACGATGA
- a CDS encoding succinylglutamate desuccinylase/aspartoacylase family protein: MRVSEKYLEYETAAKEKITIPVIEMAGAEDGPRVAITAGALGCEYSAIAAAIGLKRFLRNKRLLGTLTIAAAADVAAFEARRSFAARLGEKNTRGDYSEALAYHLLNDVVAKADYHIALGGCDATAELEPFAIYCSCSGEKITEGSRLLAEAFAPPNVVEVTRGSPFVLGGECEAAAEAGVPSALFAAGGASSDAGTYFRGIVGALKFAGALGGEALSPLPPRRFKALIALRASKKGFYRGEASVGDELLKGDGVGVLTDYFGNAVEEVVTPAAGRLLIAAASPAMPEGGFAAAVALR; the protein is encoded by the coding sequence ATGAGAGTATCAGAAAAATATCTCGAATATGAAACGGCCGCGAAGGAAAAAATAACGATACCGGTGATTGAAATGGCGGGCGCGGAGGACGGCCCCCGCGTCGCGATCACCGCGGGGGCGCTCGGCTGCGAATATTCCGCGATAGCCGCGGCCATCGGGCTGAAGAGGTTCCTCAGGAACAAGAGGCTGCTGGGGACGCTGACGATAGCGGCGGCGGCCGACGTGGCCGCTTTCGAGGCGCGCCGCTCGTTCGCCGCGCGGCTCGGCGAAAAAAATACCCGCGGAGATTATTCCGAAGCCCTCGCGTATCATCTGCTGAACGACGTCGTCGCGAAGGCGGATTATCATATCGCCCTCGGCGGATGCGACGCGACGGCGGAGCTGGAGCCCTTCGCGATTTATTGCAGCTGCTCGGGGGAAAAAATAACGGAGGGTTCTCGGCTGCTCGCCGAAGCCTTCGCTCCGCCGAACGTCGTTGAAGTGACGCGCGGCTCGCCCTTCGTCCTCGGCGGCGAGTGCGAGGCGGCCGCGGAGGCGGGGGTGCCGTCGGCGCTTTTCGCTGCGGGAGGCGCGTCGTCTGATGCGGGAACGTATTTCAGGGGAATCGTCGGCGCTTTGAAATTCGCCGGAGCGCTCGGCGGAGAGGCGCTTTCGCCCCTGCCGCCGCGCCGCTTCAAAGCTTTGATCGCGCTGCGCGCCTCGAAAAAAGGGTTTTACCGCGGCGAGGCCTCCGTCGGCGACGAGCTGTTGAAGGGCGACGGCGTCGGCGTGCTGACCGATTATTTCGGCAACGCGGTCGAAGAGGTCGTGACGCCGGCGGCCGGTCGGCTGCTCATAGCCGCGGCCTCCCCGGCGATGCCGGAAGGCGGCTTCGCCGCGGCGGTCGCGCTGAGGTAG
- a CDS encoding DUF1848 domain-containing protein — MPSYFLSAICFIRRLKCLSAQAEEPTYYSEWFFNRLKAGFALVRNPMNAKQISEISLTPDVVDGFVFWTKNPVPMLDKLKQLGNYGYQDSYYFQFTVNSYGKEIERGVPSKKNRVIPAFAALSDMIGPERVIWRYDPIFVNKTYNVEYHVKYFEELAKRLSKYTKKCTFSFLDFYRNTERNISGLDIEPFTPEIQENIAARLAEIARRYNLAIDACAEAVDLEKYGIQRARCIDDRLFGKLLNRRLNVKKDENRRAYCGCAESVDIGAYNGCKNGCLYCYANFSSKSAAKNFCRHDPNSPLLFGELGEGEMPKKRKMEKHSAGQTTIF, encoded by the coding sequence TTGCCGTCTTACTTTCTATCCGCTATCTGTTTTATTCGGCGGCTGAAATGTTTATCAGCGCAAGCAGAAGAACCGACATATTACTCCGAATGGTTTTTCAACAGACTGAAAGCCGGCTTCGCTTTGGTGCGGAATCCAATGAACGCGAAGCAGATCAGCGAAATCAGCTTGACGCCCGACGTCGTCGACGGGTTTGTGTTTTGGACGAAAAACCCCGTGCCTATGTTGGACAAGCTTAAGCAGCTGGGAAACTACGGCTATCAAGATAGCTACTACTTTCAATTCACAGTGAATTCTTACGGCAAAGAAATCGAAAGAGGCGTGCCGTCAAAGAAAAACCGCGTAATTCCGGCATTCGCAGCCCTTTCTGATATGATAGGTCCGGAGAGGGTGATTTGGCGCTATGACCCGATTTTTGTAAACAAGACCTACAACGTCGAATACCATGTTAAATATTTTGAGGAACTTGCAAAGCGTTTATCGAAATATACTAAAAAGTGCACCTTCAGCTTTTTGGATTTTTACAGAAATACCGAGAGAAATATCTCGGGACTTGATATCGAGCCGTTCACGCCGGAGATTCAAGAAAATATCGCTGCAAGATTGGCCGAAATCGCGCGCCGATACAATTTGGCGATCGACGCCTGCGCTGAAGCCGTTGATTTAGAAAAATACGGCATTCAGCGCGCAAGATGCATCGACGACAGATTATTCGGCAAGCTGCTCAACCGCAGGCTGAACGTCAAAAAAGATGAAAACCGGCGCGCCTATTGCGGGTGCGCCGAGAGCGTCGATATAGGGGCCTACAACGGCTGTAAAAACGGATGCCTCTATTGTTACGCGAATTTTTCATCGAAGAGCGCGGCGAAAAATTTTTGCAGGCACGACCCCAATTCCCCGCTACTTTTCGGAGAGCTTGGAGAGGGCGAAATGCCTAAGAAGCGAAAGATGGAAAAACACTCCGCCGGACAGACGACGATCTTTTGA